The DNA window GCGGAACGGTGCTGTCCGAGGAATAAGAAACGTCAGCCGGTGGACGTTATCGGCCGATTACCGGCGCGTAACGGACGATTCGCCGGGGTATTCCGGGCATTCCGTCGAAGAGCCAGAGGAAGAACACTCCGAGCAGGAGGCCGAGTTCGAGCGCGATGTATCCCCGAATCGCCGGGTCGCCGAGGTACGTCACGTACTCCCCGAAGTACTCGTGGAATCGGGCCAGAAATCCCATGCCCGACTGGTCGGTGGGAACGGGGACGAGGGGCCAGAGTAGGAAGTCGAACGACGGAGTTTGGCCGACTGCGGCGGGGTAGATGATGTCGCCCGCGAGGTGCGAGAGGTAGCCCACCGCGAACGCGACGCCGATGTCGGTTCGCTTCGCGCGGTGGGCCAACACGAGCGCGACCACCGACAGCGGAAGCGCGGTCAGGAGCGAGTGGGCCAGCGAGTGCCCGCTCGGAAGCACCGAAAGCGACCACGCGAGCGGCTTGTCCACGAGGTCTGGAAGTTGGGTCGCCACGCCGAGGACGACCACCGCATCGCTCCGCGGCGCGCGGCCCGTTCGGAGCCGGGTGTAGCCGGAGTAGGCGAGATACCCGAACGCGAGATGTTCCCACGGCCACATTATCCGGATACGTTTATCCAAATCTGGGTTTGTTGTGCGGCGTTGTTCGTCGCGGGGTCGCTCGGCGGGTCGCCCTTGTACAATAGGAACACGAGACGGAGGTCCTCACCCGCCATGCTCGGTTCGATGTCGTACCGGGTTCGCCACGAGTCGCCCGCATCGATTCGATGGTCGAGGCGACCCAACTCCGTCCGCTCGATGACGCGGGCACCCCCGTTCGGACGCTGTTCCACGCGTTGTAGTTGGACGACGACCGTGTACTCGACCGACCGGTCTTCGTGGTTCTGGACGCCGACGAACACGGGTTTCGAGTCGCCCGCGGTGATGTTCGTGGGATAGCCCTCGGTGACGTAGTTTCCGTTCTCCCCTTTCGTGTACAGCGACAGGTCGGAGAAGTGCTCGCCGTCCTGCGGGGCGGCGACGGCGAAGCCGACGGTCGTCAGCGCGACCACGACCGACAGGACGAGCGCGAGGTTGAGCGCCACGTCGGCCGCCGAGTCCTCGTGAAAGATGGTGCGGTACAGGTGCGCCGCACCGCCGCGAACGGACACCGATAGCCGGTCCTTCTTCGGAACGTTGAACCGGCGAATCACGGCGAAGAGCGAGACGAGGAGCGTGAAACCAGCGATTGCGCCGATAACGTACATCGGGATGAAGGGAAGGCGGGCGAGCGAGAACAGCACGCCGAGTGGCGTGAGCAAGGCGACGCTGACCCCGAACGAGAGCGCACAGCGTTCGCCCGCCGTGACGCCGTGTTGGCGAACCCGACCCGGACTCGCCCACTTCGACGACTTCGACGCCCCCGCTTGCGGGAACAACAACGCGACGAGAGCGTACCCCGGCGCGAAGAACACGAGCGGGAGGCCCAGCGCGACGGCAAGCGGCGTCCCGTACACGACCGGTTGGACGAGCGCAAGCGACAGGAGTATCACGACGATACCGAGCACGGCCAAATCGACGGGGAACTCCAACACCGGACGCGTGAGACGGGTCCACAACGAGTCGTTCGTTTCGTGGCTCATGTCGGTGGAAATCCACGGGTTGTCTTCGTGCGGTGCTGGTCCGTCCGTTGTTCTCCGGGAGACATGGAAATCAGTCCGTGAAGGTCGTATTCTCGGCTGGTACTTTGTTATCCAGCGCGTACCCTCCACCCGGCGTGGTTCGCCTCGCCTACGAACCGTCCGAACGGGCGAAACTGACGTTTTCGGCCCGGTAAGGGGTTCTTGTAACGCCGAAGGAAGTCCATAACAAAGGAGGAGAAATGAGATGTACCCCCTGTGCTCGCTCAGTAACGGCGGGCGAACCACGGTGATCGACTCTGAATTGGACACGCGCAACCGACGACTCGGACGAACAGGCTCCCGACGGCGACGTGATGTTCGCCGTCGACGAGGACGACGACGGTAACCAGTTGGCCATCATCGCGGACATTACACGGGACGAGGCGTGGATTTCTATGCCACTGGCGGGGGCACAAACACTCTCTCAGTGTCGCTAACTCCGAACTACTTTTCACTGCAGTCTCCGCAGTCCACATCCGATGGAATACACACTGACCGCGCTCGCGCTACTGACCGGACTGCTGACCGGCGCACTGTTCAAGTTCGTCGGCGCGCCGATTCCCGCCCCGCCCGAACTGCCGGGCATCATGGGAATCGTCGGAATCTACCTCGGCTACAAACTCGTCGATGCGACCGGATGGAGCGTCAACGCGCTCCTCACGACGCTCGGATTCGCCGGATGAGACGAACGACTTGACGCACCGGACGGGCCGACGAACGTACCGACGAAAGCGCACGAACCGACTCCTCCTACGCGACTCGACGACGCCGAAACCGACGAGCGACGCAACCACCGGACATCGGCAGGTGACACGATCAACAGATATCAGCAGAAGACGCAACCGCGGAGTCCATCATTCGCCGAAAGGCCGCCGGTCTTTCGAGTCATCACGACCGCGGCGCGATTGTGAGACACCGGAAAATAGGAGATTTTCCGGGCTACCGACTGAATGGAGCCGAACGACTCGCTGGGCGAGTCGTTCGGGAAAATCGTTCGAAAATAGAGGATTTTCGTGATGTCGTCAGATTTCACAGGAAGACTGCCAGCGGTCGGGTTGCTTCGACCCGACCGCTGGCTTTCGACCGTCGTAAAAGGTGAATTAGTACGACCGCTCTTTCGGCTCGTACGTCTTGTTCTCCCCTTCGAGGATGGTCGGCTTGTACCAGAGTTGCGGCGTGCCGTCCTCCCACGAGAGGAGCGTGTGCTTCAGCCACACGTCGTCACGGCGCTCCTGGTTCTCCTGTCGCCAGTGGGCACCGCGGAACTCGTCGCGGGCCAGCGCACCGAGCGTGATGGCCTCCGCGAGGTCGATGAGGTTCTGCATCTCGATGGTGTGGATGAGGTCGGTGTTGAACGTGCGCGACGGGTCGTTGACGTACACGTCCTGATACTCCTCGCGGACTTCGCGGATGTCGCGGAGCGCCTGCTTCAGACCGTCCTCGTTTCGGAAGACGTTGACGTTCGCCGTCATCGACTTCTGGAGCTTGGAACGGAGTTCGGCCTGCTGGATGCCGTCGTCCTTTTCGAGGAGGGATTCGACGCGGTTGCGTTCTGCTTCCAGCGTGGCTTCGACGGTCTGGGTCGGGTCGGCGAACGTCGCGCCGCCGTCGGCGACCGCGCTGTCGTCGTCCGACGCGACCGCACCTGGTTCGACGGGCGTGTCGACCTCGCCCATCTCGGCGTCGTCGGTCTTGCCGGTGGAGATTTCGGCCTCGCCGAGGTCCTTGCCAGCGGCGTGGCGGCCCGCGCGGGCACCGAAGACGATGAGTTCGGGCAGGGCGTTGCCGCCGAGGCGGTTCGACCCGTGGACGGACACGCAGGCACACTCGCCCGCGGCGTACAGTCCCGAGATGCAGGTCTCGCCGTTCTCGTCGGTTTCGATGCCGCCCATCGCGTAGTGCTGGCCGGGCTTGACGGGCATCGGTTCTTCGAGCGCGTTGACGCCCTCGAAGTCCTCCGCGAGGTGGAGGATGTTTTCGAGACGGTCCATGATGCGCTCCTCGCCGAGGTGGCGCATGTCGAGGTGGACGTACTCGTCGTTGATTCCCCGTCCGTTGTTCACTTCGGTCAGTTCGGCGCGGGCAACCACGTCACGGGACGCGAGTTCGCCCTCGTTGTTCGCGTAGCCGTGTTCGAACATGAACCGCTCGCCCTCGCTGTTGTAGAGGATACCACCCTCACCGCGCACACCCTCGGAGATGAGAACCCCGGTCGAGGGGAGCGTCGTCGGGTGGAACTGGATGAACTCCATGTCCTCCAACGGGACGCCCGCACGGTACGCCATCGCCGCACCGTCGCCGGTGTTGGCAACCGCGTTCGTCGTGTGGTCGAAGACCTGTCCGAGACCGCCGGTGGTCAGGATGACGCCATCTCGAGCGACGAAGCCCTCGACGTTGCCCGTCTGGATGTCGTAGCCGATGACGCCGTGACAGTCGCGTTCCTCGGGGTCGTCTTCGTTCGTGACGGCGAGTTGGCTCACGTACCACTCGTCGTACACCTGAATGCCGCGTTTGACGACCTGCTCGTACATCGTGTGGAGCAGGTGGTGACCCGTCTCGGCACCCGCGTAGGTCGTTCGGGCGAACGAGAGTCCACCGAACGGGCGCTGGGAGACGCGACCGTCGTCCTCGCGGGAGAACGCCATCCCCCAGTGTTCGAGTTGGATGGTCTCTTTCGGGCTGTCCTGACAGAGCGTCTCGATTGCCGGGGCGTCGCCGAGGTAGTCCGACCCCTTCATCGTGTCGTAGGCGTGGAGTTCCCAGTCGTCGCCCTCTCTCAGTGCCGCGTTGATACCGCCTTCCGCCGCGCCGGTGTGACTTCGCACGGGGTGAAGCTTCGTGACGAGGGCGACATCTGCGCCCTCCTCGTGGGCCGCGATGGCCGCACGAAGCCCCGCACCGCCAGCACCGACGACGATTACGTCGTGTTCGTACATTGTGTCTGAATTAGCCTTACCAGAACTTGAGGTTGTTCTTCACCGCTTCTCGTTTGAGCTCCTGGATGTGCTCGGTCAGCGGGATGTCTTTCGGACAGACGTTCGTACAGGAGAACTGGGTCTGACAGCGCCAGACGCCGTGTTCCTGGTCGAGGATTTCGAAACGGTGTTCCTTCATGTCCTCGCCTTCGCGTTTGTCCATGGCGAACCGGAACGCCTTGTTCAGCGCCGCCGGGCCGAGATACTGGTTGTCGCCCGCCGCGATGTTGCACGAGGACATACACGCACCGCACCAGATACAGCGCGTGGACATCTTGATTTTCTCGCGGTTTTCGCGGGTTTGGCGCTGTTCTTCCAGTTCGTCGCTCGGCTCGTCGTTGGTCTGGAAGTAGGGTTCGACCGAGTGCATCTGGTCGTAGAAGTGCTCCATGTCGACAACGAGGTCCTTGACGACCTCGGCGTGCGGGAGGGGTTCGACGCGAATCGGCCCGTCCAAGTCCGAAATTTGCGTCTTGCACCCGAGTCGCTGCGTGCCGTTGATGAACAGCGC is part of the Haladaptatus paucihalophilus DX253 genome and encodes:
- a CDS encoding XapX domain-containing protein — its product is MEYTLTALALLTGLLTGALFKFVGAPIPAPPELPGIMGIVGIYLGYKLVDATGWSVNALLTTLGFAG
- a CDS encoding metal-dependent hydrolase; its protein translation is MWPWEHLAFGYLAYSGYTRLRTGRAPRSDAVVVLGVATQLPDLVDKPLAWSLSVLPSGHSLAHSLLTALPLSVVALVLAHRAKRTDIGVAFAVGYLSHLAGDIIYPAAVGQTPSFDFLLWPLVPVPTDQSGMGFLARFHEYFGEYVTYLGDPAIRGYIALELGLLLGVFFLWLFDGMPGIPRRIVRYAPVIGR
- a CDS encoding FAD-binding protein, translated to MYEHDVIVVGAGGAGLRAAIAAHEEGADVALVTKLHPVRSHTGAAEGGINAALREGDDWELHAYDTMKGSDYLGDAPAIETLCQDSPKETIQLEHWGMAFSREDDGRVSQRPFGGLSFARTTYAGAETGHHLLHTMYEQVVKRGIQVYDEWYVSQLAVTNEDDPEERDCHGVIGYDIQTGNVEGFVARDGVILTTGGLGQVFDHTTNAVANTGDGAAMAYRAGVPLEDMEFIQFHPTTLPSTGVLISEGVRGEGGILYNSEGERFMFEHGYANNEGELASRDVVARAELTEVNNGRGINDEYVHLDMRHLGEERIMDRLENILHLAEDFEGVNALEEPMPVKPGQHYAMGGIETDENGETCISGLYAAGECACVSVHGSNRLGGNALPELIVFGARAGRHAAGKDLGEAEISTGKTDDAEMGEVDTPVEPGAVASDDDSAVADGGATFADPTQTVEATLEAERNRVESLLEKDDGIQQAELRSKLQKSMTANVNVFRNEDGLKQALRDIREVREEYQDVYVNDPSRTFNTDLIHTIEMQNLIDLAEAITLGALARDEFRGAHWRQENQERRDDVWLKHTLLSWEDGTPQLWYKPTILEGENKTYEPKERSY
- a CDS encoding succinate dehydrogenase/fumarate reductase iron-sulfur subunit; this translates as MSTQLTEESESETETERTETPGDRRRAEKKARQGRSSEVQEPTEADEETVHLKVFRYDPEVEGKMDPRFDDFYVPFEKGMTVLDALMYARDRFDTTLTFRHSCRQAICGSDALFINGTQRLGCKTQISDLDGPIRVEPLPHAEVVKDLVVDMEHFYDQMHSVEPYFQTNDEPSDELEEQRQTRENREKIKMSTRCIWCGACMSSCNIAAGDNQYLGPAALNKAFRFAMDKREGEDMKEHRFEILDQEHGVWRCQTQFSCTNVCPKDIPLTEHIQELKREAVKNNLKFW
- a CDS encoding DUF7556 family protein, producing the protein MNWTRATDDSDEQAPDGDVMFAVDEDDDGNQLAIIADITRDEAWISMPLAGAQTLSQCR
- a CDS encoding DUF1616 domain-containing protein translates to MSHETNDSLWTRLTRPVLEFPVDLAVLGIVVILLSLALVQPVVYGTPLAVALGLPLVFFAPGYALVALLFPQAGASKSSKWASPGRVRQHGVTAGERCALSFGVSVALLTPLGVLFSLARLPFIPMYVIGAIAGFTLLVSLFAVIRRFNVPKKDRLSVSVRGGAAHLYRTIFHEDSAADVALNLALVLSVVVALTTVGFAVAAPQDGEHFSDLSLYTKGENGNYVTEGYPTNITAGDSKPVFVGVQNHEDRSVEYTVVVQLQRVEQRPNGGARVIERTELGRLDHRIDAGDSWRTRYDIEPSMAGEDLRLVFLLYKGDPPSDPATNNAAQQTQIWINVSG